The Desulfuromonas versatilis genome has a segment encoding these proteins:
- a CDS encoding MFS transporter — protein sequence MPGNVNYITRGSREYRRANLALFIAGYVTFSTLYDFQPLLPLLAGEFGISPAMGSLPLSVATFALAWTLPISGTISDALGRRVLMGAAVLLTSLMALCTLGIESVVPLIALRLAQGMVLAGVPAVAMAYLSEEMEPGALGAAMGLYIAGNAMGGMTGRILTAWLADYLPWRGAIGVIGVLSLVLSLVFLALLPPSRNFQRRPFRPGPLTRSLLGLLRHRGLLYLFALAFTCMGGFVTLYNYATFRLLAPPYSLSQSQVALIFISYAFGAFGSSFMGSLVNRFGRDKILLASLGIMNAGLLLTVLPPLAAVIAGIVVFTIGFFGAHSVASAWVGTLAPGARAQASSLYLFFYYLGSSISGTGGGFFWSAWGWSGVAGLILLLTGAATLVAMRLAALHAAPAGPQGAEIPPGSPAASAFPGAAATKNPGTSPILAPGSVTRLGR from the coding sequence ATGCCGGGAAACGTGAACTATATTACCAGGGGTTCGAGGGAATACCGCAGGGCCAACCTGGCCCTGTTCATCGCCGGGTACGTGACCTTCTCGACCCTTTACGACTTCCAGCCGCTGCTGCCGCTGCTGGCCGGGGAATTCGGCATCTCACCCGCCATGGGCAGCCTGCCGCTGTCGGTGGCGACCTTCGCCCTGGCCTGGACCCTGCCGATCTCGGGGACCATTTCCGATGCCCTGGGGCGCCGGGTGCTGATGGGGGCGGCGGTGCTCCTGACCTCGTTGATGGCCCTGTGCACCCTGGGAATCGAGTCGGTGGTGCCGCTGATCGCCCTGCGCCTGGCGCAGGGCATGGTGCTGGCAGGAGTCCCCGCGGTGGCCATGGCCTACCTGAGCGAGGAAATGGAACCTGGCGCCCTGGGCGCCGCCATGGGCCTGTACATCGCCGGCAACGCCATGGGCGGCATGACCGGCCGCATCCTCACCGCCTGGTTGGCCGACTACCTCCCCTGGCGGGGAGCCATCGGCGTCATCGGCGTTCTAAGCCTGGTCCTGAGCCTGGTCTTCCTGGCCCTGCTTCCCCCCTCGCGAAATTTTCAGCGCCGGCCGTTTCGCCCGGGCCCGCTCACCAGGTCCCTGCTCGGGCTGCTGCGGCACCGGGGCCTGCTCTACCTGTTCGCCCTGGCCTTTACCTGCATGGGCGGGTTCGTGACTCTCTACAACTATGCGACCTTCCGCCTGCTGGCCCCGCCCTATTCCCTGAGCCAGTCCCAGGTGGCGCTGATCTTCATCTCCTACGCCTTCGGGGCCTTCGGCTCGAGCTTCATGGGAAGCCTGGTCAACCGCTTCGGCCGGGACAAGATCCTGCTCGCCTCCCTGGGGATCATGAACGCCGGGTTGCTGCTTACCGTGCTGCCCCCCCTGGCAGCCGTCATTGCCGGAATCGTGGTCTTCACCATAGGCTTCTTCGGCGCGCATTCGGTGGCCTCGGCCTGGGTGGGAACCCTGGCGCCCGGGGCCCGGGCCCAGGCCTCCTCCCTCTACCTGTTTTTCTATTACCTGGGATCGAGCATTTCGGGGACCGGCGGGGGGTTTTTCTGGAGTGCCTGGGGCTGGAGCGGGGTGGCGGGGCTGATCCTGCTGTTGACCGGCGCGGCGACCCTGGTGGCGATGCGCCTGGCCGCCCTGCACGCGGCGCCGGCAGGGCCCCAAGGGGCGGAGATCCCACCAGGTTCCCCGGCCGCTTCGGCTTTTCCCGGGGCCGCGGCAACGAAAAACCCCGGGACGAGTCCCATCCTCGCCCCGGGGTCGGTAACGCGCCTAGGCCGCTGA
- the hutU gene encoding urocanate hydratase, which translates to MTTRLDPKRRIQAPRGPALSAKSWLTEAPLRMLMNNLDPEVAERPEELVVYGGIGRAARNWECFDKIVEVLRRLEEDETLLVQSGKPVGVFRTHPDAPRVLIANSNLVPRWASWEHFNELDKKGLMMYGQMTAGSWIYIGSQGIVQGTYETFGAVAKKHFGGEAGGRWILTGGLGGMGGAQPLAATMSGFSLLAVECDESRIDKRLATGYLDRKEKDLGRALELIVRACREKQPLSVGLLGNCAEILPLIVERGVTPDVCTDQTSAHDPLNGYLPKGWSLEQAKRMRRKDPEATVKAAKASIALHVQAMLELQKRGAATLDYGNNIRQMALEEGVKNAFDFPGFVPAYIRPLFCEGIGPFRWAALSGAPEDIFRTDARVKQLIPDDPHLHNWLDLARERIHFQGLPARICWVGLKDRARLGLAFNEMVASGELQAPVVIGRDHLDSGSVASPNRETEGLQDGSDAVSDWPLLNALLATAGGATWVSLHHGGGVGMGFSQHAGLVIVADGSEAAARRLQRVLWNDPASGVMRHADAGYPIAVDCARENGLDLPMLED; encoded by the coding sequence ATGACTACCAGACTCGACCCAAAGCGCCGCATCCAGGCCCCGCGGGGGCCGGCGCTGAGCGCCAAAAGCTGGCTGACGGAGGCCCCCCTGCGGATGCTGATGAACAACCTCGACCCCGAGGTGGCCGAGCGCCCCGAGGAGCTGGTGGTCTACGGCGGCATCGGCCGGGCGGCGCGCAACTGGGAGTGCTTCGACAAGATCGTCGAGGTGCTGCGCCGGCTGGAGGAAGACGAAACCCTGCTGGTGCAGTCGGGCAAGCCAGTGGGGGTCTTCAGGACCCATCCCGACGCGCCGCGGGTGCTGATCGCCAACTCGAACCTGGTGCCGCGCTGGGCGAGCTGGGAGCATTTCAACGAGCTGGATAAAAAGGGGCTGATGATGTACGGGCAGATGACCGCCGGCTCGTGGATCTACATCGGCTCGCAGGGGATCGTCCAGGGGACCTACGAGACCTTCGGCGCGGTGGCGAAAAAGCACTTCGGCGGCGAGGCCGGGGGGCGCTGGATTCTCACCGGGGGGCTCGGCGGCATGGGCGGGGCCCAGCCCCTGGCGGCGACCATGAGCGGTTTTTCCTTGCTGGCGGTGGAGTGCGACGAATCGCGCATCGACAAGCGGCTGGCCACCGGTTACCTGGACCGCAAGGAGAAGGACCTCGGCCGGGCCCTGGAGTTGATCGTAAGGGCCTGCCGGGAAAAGCAGCCCCTCTCCGTGGGACTGCTCGGCAACTGCGCGGAGATCCTGCCGCTGATCGTCGAACGGGGCGTGACCCCGGATGTCTGCACCGACCAGACCAGCGCCCACGACCCGCTGAACGGCTACCTGCCCAAGGGCTGGAGCCTCGAGCAGGCGAAGCGGATGCGCCGCAAAGACCCCGAGGCGACGGTGAAGGCCGCCAAGGCCTCCATCGCCCTGCACGTGCAGGCCATGCTCGAGCTGCAGAAGCGCGGCGCCGCCACCCTGGATTACGGCAACAACATCCGCCAGATGGCCCTCGAGGAAGGCGTTAAAAACGCCTTCGACTTCCCCGGCTTCGTCCCCGCCTACATCCGCCCCCTGTTCTGCGAGGGGATCGGCCCTTTTCGCTGGGCGGCACTCTCGGGAGCCCCCGAGGACATCTTCAGAACCGACGCCCGGGTCAAGCAGCTGATCCCCGATGATCCCCATTTGCACAATTGGCTCGACCTGGCCCGCGAGCGCATCCACTTCCAGGGGCTGCCGGCGCGCATCTGCTGGGTGGGGCTCAAGGACCGCGCCCGGTTGGGACTGGCCTTCAACGAGATGGTCGCCAGCGGCGAACTGCAGGCCCCGGTGGTCATCGGCCGCGACCACCTCGACTCGGGTTCGGTGGCCAGCCCCAACCGCGAGACCGAGGGGCTGCAGGACGGCTCCGACGCCGTTTCCGACTGGCCGCTGCTCAACGCCCTGCTGGCTACCGCCGGCGGCGCAACCTGGGTCAGCCTGCACCACGGCGGCGGGGTCGGCATGGGCTTCAGCCAGCACGCCGGGCTGGTCATCGTCGCCGACGGCAGCGAGGCGGCCGCCCGGCGCCTGCAGCGGGTGCTGTGGAACGACCCGGCCAGCGGCGTGATGCGCCATGCCGACGCGGGCTACCCGATCGCTGTCGACTGCGCCCGGGAAAACGGCCTGGACCTGCCGATGCTGGAGGACTGA
- a CDS encoding LysR family transcriptional regulator has protein sequence MDLRQFKAFVAIARQQSFTRAAEQLHIAQPAVSMAIRKLEEELELTLFNRKDKRISLTAEGEVFLRHAERILDNFGAAQTEMAELRGLSRGEVRIGIPPMMSSYYFPRVIREFRERYPELQLSVNGEGAGRIQRLIARGEIDMGVIAGGNVPEGLKSRRFLREEIVACVPAGHPLAAGGSISLEVFLGQPLILFKEGYFMRELIDATARERRLTPQVVFETNLFSLVRSLIKEGLGVSTFLRMVVSEDPDLVALSFDPPLHLDLLIAWKAEGYLSRANRAFVDFLMERVGEV, from the coding sequence ATGGATCTTCGTCAATTCAAGGCTTTCGTCGCGATCGCCCGGCAGCAGAGCTTCACCAGGGCCGCAGAACAGCTGCACATCGCCCAGCCGGCGGTCAGCATGGCTATCCGCAAATTGGAGGAGGAACTGGAGCTGACCCTTTTCAACCGAAAGGACAAGCGCATTTCCCTGACCGCCGAGGGGGAGGTGTTTCTGCGCCATGCCGAACGGATCCTCGATAACTTCGGAGCCGCCCAGACCGAGATGGCCGAACTGCGCGGCCTCTCCCGCGGCGAGGTGCGCATCGGCATCCCGCCGATGATGAGCTCCTACTATTTCCCGCGGGTCATCCGCGAATTCAGGGAGCGCTACCCCGAACTGCAGCTATCGGTCAACGGCGAGGGGGCGGGCCGAATCCAGCGGCTGATCGCCCGCGGTGAGATCGACATGGGGGTGATTGCCGGCGGCAATGTCCCCGAGGGGCTGAAGAGCCGGCGGTTTCTGCGCGAGGAGATCGTCGCCTGCGTGCCTGCCGGACATCCCCTTGCCGCCGGAGGGAGCATATCGCTGGAGGTTTTCCTGGGCCAGCCGCTGATCCTGTTCAAGGAGGGGTACTTCATGCGCGAACTGATTGACGCGACGGCCAGGGAGAGGCGGCTGACACCGCAGGTGGTCTTCGAAACGAACCTGTTCTCCCTGGTGCGTTCCCTGATCAAGGAGGGGCTTGGCGTTTCCACCTTCTTGCGCATGGTGGTCAGCGAAGATCCCGATTTGGTGGCGCTCTCCTTCGATCCGCCCCTGCACCTGGACCTGCTCATCGCCTGGAAGGCCGAGGGTTATCTCTCCCGGGCCAACCGGGCATTCGTTGATTTTCTCATGGAGAGGGTGGGGGAGGTGTGA
- a CDS encoding DUF6962 family protein: MFVAEPMTLFTDYLLGLVVVVLAVKLGRKGRRLRQRSVQLWALAFWASAVAAIAGGSYHGFSPWLPATGGAALWKTTVYAAGVAGFCLLAGALKGLTVPPLRHWAMGAALVKLLVYLAWMTTHNEFRYVIYDYAPSLVLVLLLQLPGLLRQERRARWIAAGILACFVGAGIQMSGFALHRHFNHNDLYHLVQIGAFYLLYRGGKLLRDR, encoded by the coding sequence ATGTTCGTCGCCGAACCGATGACCCTGTTTACCGACTACCTGCTGGGGCTGGTGGTCGTCGTTCTCGCCGTCAAGCTCGGCCGCAAGGGCCGGCGCCTGCGCCAGCGCAGCGTACAGTTGTGGGCGCTGGCTTTCTGGGCTTCGGCGGTCGCGGCGATTGCAGGTGGAAGCTATCACGGATTCTCTCCCTGGTTGCCGGCGACCGGTGGTGCGGCGCTGTGGAAAACTACCGTCTATGCCGCCGGGGTGGCCGGGTTCTGTCTGCTGGCCGGGGCCCTCAAGGGCCTGACGGTCCCCCCGCTGAGGCACTGGGCGATGGGCGCCGCGCTGGTCAAGCTGCTGGTTTACCTGGCCTGGATGACCACCCACAACGAATTCCGCTATGTCATCTACGATTATGCCCCGTCGCTGGTGCTGGTTCTGCTGCTGCAGCTCCCCGGCTTGTTGCGGCAGGAGCGGCGGGCCAGGTGGATCGCCGCGGGGATCCTGGCCTGCTTCGTCGGCGCGGGGATTCAGATGAGCGGCTTTGCCCTGCACCGACACTTCAACCACAACGACCTTTACCACCTTGTGCAGATAGGCGCCTTTTACCTTTTGTACCGGGGGGGCAAGCTGTTGCGGGATCGCTGA
- a CDS encoding zinc metalloprotease HtpX → MDPTNRSRNHLKSRILFALLYPLLGVAALCLGGPGFALAVAVAIIPFHLLSLKTSSVLITRKFQGHELTSKQAPKLKRILRTLSERAHLEHRPLLFMVPGDAISAFSVGSRSRPAIALSHGLLENLDTRELAGVLAHEVTHLSQGDPLVMVLSGLLRRVIGVMAVLAGLFVAMNLPMFLLGREAFEVLPLLVLLVAPSLGSLLLFALSRCIEFSADRGAAELLGDPEPLASALKKMGTSHKVPWWQRLFPGGGKSAQPLLRTHPTARERIQRLRGLRISSPFSCDPLFQD, encoded by the coding sequence ATGGACCCAACGAATCGTTCCCGCAACCACCTGAAATCGAGAATCCTCTTCGCCCTGCTCTATCCGCTGCTCGGTGTTGCGGCACTTTGCCTGGGGGGGCCGGGGTTCGCCCTTGCCGTAGCCGTGGCCATCATCCCTTTTCACCTGCTGTCGCTGAAAACCTCCTCGGTCCTGATCACCCGCAAATTCCAGGGCCATGAACTCACCTCCAAACAGGCCCCCAAGCTCAAGCGGATCTTGCGGACCCTCTCCGAACGCGCCCACCTGGAGCATCGCCCCCTGCTGTTCATGGTCCCCGGCGACGCCATCAGCGCCTTCTCCGTCGGCAGCCGCAGCCGCCCGGCCATCGCCCTCTCCCACGGCCTGCTGGAAAACCTCGACACCCGGGAGCTCGCCGGCGTTCTGGCCCACGAGGTCACCCATCTCAGTCAGGGCGACCCGCTGGTGATGGTCCTCTCGGGCCTGCTGCGCCGGGTGATCGGAGTCATGGCCGTGCTTGCCGGGCTGTTCGTCGCCATGAACCTCCCCATGTTCCTGCTGGGAAGGGAAGCCTTCGAGGTCCTGCCGCTGCTGGTTCTGCTGGTGGCGCCATCCCTGGGCAGCCTGTTGCTGTTCGCTCTCTCGCGCTGCATCGAATTCAGCGCCGATCGGGGCGCCGCCGAACTGCTCGGCGACCCGGAACCCCTGGCCAGCGCGCTGAAAAAAATGGGGACCTCGCACAAGGTCCCCTGGTGGCAGCGCCTGTTCCCCGGCGGCGGCAAAAGCGCCCAACCGCTGCTGCGCACCCACCCCACCGCCCGCGAACGGATTCAACGGCTGCGCGGCCTGAGGATCAGCAGCCCTTTTTCCTGCGACCCCCTTTTCCAGGATTGA
- a CDS encoding mechanosensitive ion channel family protein gives MNLEAVLHRFAPLEEMIVSLGLVFAAAAVGWLIYLAAFKGLHRFAGRTDTALDNSLVRRWRGPGRVLVPLLLIILVAPSLKFPPEVLGVLRNLISVAFIGGLAWLLVNTTFAVRDLFLNRYDVSVRDNLKARVVHTQVNVLVKILLVVIFVIALASMLMTFEKIRQVGVSLLASAGLVGIIAGFAAQRSLATLIAGIQIAITQPIRIDDVVIVEGEWGRIEEITLTYVVVRIWDLRRLVVPITWFLEKPFQNWTRISADILGTVFLYTDYTVPVEALRQELDRVLKGSQNWDGKVSGLVVTNATERSMELRALMSAADSGRAWDLRCEVREKLIDFIRRNYPESLPRVRAELKSDVPLERGLLGADPT, from the coding sequence ATGAATCTTGAGGCTGTTTTGCACAGGTTTGCGCCCCTGGAGGAGATGATCGTCTCCCTCGGCCTGGTGTTCGCTGCCGCAGCGGTGGGGTGGCTGATCTATCTGGCGGCATTCAAGGGGCTTCACCGTTTCGCCGGGCGCACCGACACGGCCCTGGACAATTCCCTGGTCCGGCGCTGGCGGGGGCCGGGGCGGGTCCTGGTGCCGCTGCTGCTGATCATCCTTGTCGCCCCTTCCCTGAAGTTTCCGCCCGAAGTGCTGGGGGTTCTGCGCAACCTCATCAGCGTCGCCTTCATCGGCGGTTTGGCCTGGCTGCTGGTGAACACCACCTTCGCCGTCCGCGACCTGTTCCTGAACCGCTACGACGTATCCGTCAGGGACAATCTCAAGGCCAGGGTCGTGCACACCCAGGTCAATGTGCTGGTCAAAATCCTCCTGGTGGTCATCTTCGTCATCGCCTTGGCGTCGATGCTGATGACCTTTGAAAAGATCCGCCAGGTCGGGGTCAGCCTGCTCGCCTCGGCGGGCCTTGTCGGCATTATCGCCGGCTTCGCCGCCCAGCGCAGTCTGGCGACCCTGATCGCCGGCATCCAGATCGCCATCACCCAGCCGATACGGATCGACGACGTGGTCATCGTCGAGGGGGAGTGGGGGCGTATCGAGGAGATCACCCTGACCTACGTGGTGGTGCGGATCTGGGATTTGCGGCGGCTGGTGGTGCCGATCACCTGGTTTCTGGAAAAGCCCTTCCAGAACTGGACCCGGATTTCCGCCGACATCCTCGGCACGGTTTTTCTCTACACCGACTACACCGTGCCGGTGGAGGCGCTGCGCCAGGAACTCGACCGGGTTCTGAAAGGTTCGCAAAACTGGGACGGGAAGGTGTCGGGGCTGGTGGTCACCAACGCCACGGAACGCAGCATGGAGCTTCGCGCGCTGATGAGCGCCGCCGATTCGGGCCGCGCCTGGGACCTGCGTTGCGAGGTGCGCGAGAAGCTCATCGATTTCATCCGCCGCAACTACCCCGAAAGTCTGCCGAGGGTTCGGGCCGAGCTCAAATCCGACGTCCCCCTGGAGCGGGGGCTCTTGGGTGCCGATCCAACCTGA
- a CDS encoding HD-GYP domain-containing protein, with translation MLKPAKILDPPVPDTTASGERYLPISMACLQPEYRAPCDLYLKTGGRGYLFFAKKGLDFGHSHRARLQERGVTHLYIRDEDSALYFDYLKETITEIVRNPACQSEQKAAVIHSACQDIMSRVIADPRASFINQAHEIITPTIDLIVSDDTATRHLIQLTAYDHYTYTHSTNVGIFGVALARLLYRPNDFRKIERMGAGFFLHDLGKCRVPIEILNKPGKLTPSEWSVMQRHPAEGFQMLEEAGFLTDEAQIITLQHHEKDDGTGYPNALDRDNIHPLARICRLADVYDAITSDRPYAKRKSTYEALKLMKEQIVADIDQELFEHFVKLFRN, from the coding sequence ATGCTTAAGCCGGCCAAAATTCTTGACCCGCCTGTCCCGGACACCACCGCTTCGGGTGAGCGCTACCTGCCCATCTCCATGGCCTGCCTGCAGCCGGAGTATCGGGCGCCCTGCGACCTGTACCTGAAAACCGGGGGCCGCGGCTACCTGTTCTTTGCCAAAAAGGGCCTCGACTTCGGCCACTCCCACCGCGCCCGGCTGCAGGAGAGGGGCGTCACCCACCTGTACATCCGCGACGAGGATTCTGCCCTTTACTTCGACTACCTCAAGGAGACGATCACCGAGATCGTCCGCAATCCCGCCTGCCAGTCGGAACAGAAGGCCGCGGTCATCCATTCGGCCTGCCAGGATATCATGAGCCGGGTCATCGCCGACCCGCGCGCCTCGTTCATCAACCAGGCCCACGAGATCATCACCCCGACCATCGACCTCATCGTGTCCGATGACACGGCGACCCGGCACCTGATCCAGTTGACGGCCTACGACCATTACACCTATACCCATTCCACCAACGTCGGCATATTCGGCGTCGCCCTGGCGCGGCTGCTCTACAGGCCAAACGATTTTCGCAAGATCGAGCGCATGGGCGCCGGCTTCTTCCTGCACGACCTGGGCAAATGCCGGGTGCCTATCGAAATTCTCAACAAACCTGGGAAATTGACCCCCTCCGAGTGGTCGGTCATGCAGCGCCATCCCGCGGAAGGTTTCCAGATGCTCGAGGAGGCCGGCTTTCTCACCGACGAAGCACAGATCATCACCCTGCAGCACCACGAGAAGGACGACGGAACCGGCTACCCCAACGCCCTCGACCGGGACAACATCCACCCCCTCGCCCGCATCTGCCGGCTGGCCGACGTCTACGACGCCATCACCTCGGACCGCCCCTATGCCAAGCGCAAATCGACCTACGAAGCCCTCAAGTTGATGAAGGAACAGATCGTGGCGGACATCGACCAGGAACTGTTCGAACATTTCGTCAAACTGTTCCGGAACTGA
- a CDS encoding phospholipase A: protein MLLLLSCALTGTALAQGPTSPEAGVETPELASESPAPATRPGGFIQWIGTGFSMHKQNYLLPLTWGNRAHGSEDSELKFQLSFKQRIASSNFFIGYTQKSFWRILDQDDSRPFRETNYNPELFYRYLSSEHPWGSWGADAGYEHESNGAREPTSRSWDRLYLKPFIEYGRLRTDLKLWHRLSEDVKETPDDPAGDENPDIEKFYGYGELRLGYEFANRFQDGHMATLLTRWNFATAKGGLQFDYSLPTPSRNLFLFAHLWTGYGESLIDYNRSLTRYGIGVMFKR from the coding sequence TTGCTCCTCCTTCTCAGCTGCGCTCTCACCGGGACCGCCCTTGCCCAGGGGCCGACCAGCCCCGAAGCCGGGGTCGAGACCCCGGAGTTGGCTTCGGAGTCCCCCGCGCCGGCCACGCGCCCCGGAGGGTTCATCCAGTGGATCGGCACCGGCTTCAGCATGCACAAGCAGAATTACCTGCTCCCCCTGACCTGGGGCAACCGGGCCCACGGCAGCGAGGATTCGGAGCTGAAATTCCAGCTGAGCTTCAAGCAGCGGATCGCCTCCAGCAATTTTTTCATCGGCTACACCCAGAAATCCTTCTGGCGCATCCTTGACCAGGATGACTCGCGCCCCTTTCGCGAAACCAACTACAACCCGGAACTTTTCTACCGCTACCTCAGCAGCGAGCACCCCTGGGGTTCCTGGGGGGCGGACGCGGGCTACGAACACGAATCCAACGGCGCCCGCGAGCCGACCTCGCGCAGCTGGGACCGTCTCTACCTGAAGCCGTTCATCGAATACGGCCGTCTGCGCACCGACCTCAAGCTGTGGCACCGCCTTTCCGAGGACGTCAAGGAGACCCCGGACGACCCCGCAGGGGACGAAAACCCCGACATCGAGAAATTTTACGGCTACGGTGAATTGCGCCTGGGCTACGAGTTCGCCAACCGGTTTCAGGACGGCCACATGGCGACCTTGCTGACCCGCTGGAACTTTGCCACGGCCAAGGGGGGACTGCAATTCGACTACAGCCTGCCGACCCCGAGCCGCAACCTGTTTCTCTTCGCCCACCTCTGGACCGGCTACGGCGAGAGCCTGATCGACTACAACCGCTCACTGACCCGCTACGGCATCGGGGTGATGTTCAAGCGCTGA
- the hutH gene encoding histidine ammonia-lyase, protein MFDLQLQPGKLTLAQLRRVQAEPLRLSLAPGCEEPIEKAAAAVREVIARGRVVYGINTGFGLLAKTRISPAEMEQLQRAIVLSHAAGTGPVMAESTARLLLVLKINSLARGYSGIRLAVIEALIRLLGSEVYPCIPQKGSVGASGDLAPLAHMSTVLLGEGEVLYQGKRLPGRQGLEIAGLAPVTLAPKEGLALLNGTQASTAFALEGLFAAEDLLAAAVVTGSLSVEAALGSRVPFDARIHEIGGHPGQIDAAAAFRRLLDHSQIEDSHRQCEEVQDPYSLRCQPQVMGACLEQIRQAARVLLGEANAVSDNPLVFAETGEILSGGNFHAEAVAMAADNLALAIAEIGALAERRIALLIDTHLSKLPPFLVEKGGVNSGFMIAQVTAAALASENKTLAHPASVDSLPTSANQEDHVSMATFAARRLGDMADNTAGIVAIELLAACQGVDFRAPLKTSADLERAKARLRQEVPFYDRDRYFAPDIEKAKRLVQSGFYSRFLAAGVLPSRSRTINRRV, encoded by the coding sequence ATGTTCGACCTGCAACTGCAACCCGGAAAGCTCACCCTGGCGCAGCTGCGCCGGGTGCAGGCCGAGCCGCTGCGGCTGAGCCTCGCCCCCGGCTGCGAGGAGCCCATCGAAAAGGCCGCCGCCGCGGTGCGCGAGGTGATCGCCCGGGGCCGGGTGGTCTACGGCATCAACACCGGTTTCGGCCTGCTGGCCAAGACCCGCATCTCCCCGGCGGAGATGGAACAGCTGCAGCGCGCCATCGTCCTCTCCCACGCCGCCGGGACCGGGCCGGTCATGGCCGAATCGACGGCGCGGCTGCTGCTGGTGCTGAAGATCAACAGCCTGGCGCGGGGCTACTCGGGCATCCGCCTCGCGGTCATCGAGGCCCTGATCCGCCTGCTGGGCAGCGAGGTCTACCCCTGCATTCCGCAGAAGGGCTCGGTGGGCGCCTCGGGCGACCTGGCGCCGCTGGCCCACATGAGCACGGTGCTGCTCGGCGAGGGTGAAGTGCTCTACCAGGGCAAGCGGCTCCCCGGGCGCCAGGGCCTCGAGATCGCCGGCCTGGCGCCGGTTACCCTCGCTCCCAAGGAGGGGCTGGCCCTGCTCAACGGCACCCAGGCCTCCACCGCCTTCGCCCTGGAGGGGCTGTTCGCCGCAGAGGACCTGTTGGCCGCGGCGGTGGTCACCGGAAGCCTCAGCGTCGAGGCGGCCCTGGGCAGCCGCGTCCCCTTCGATGCCCGCATCCACGAGATCGGCGGCCACCCCGGGCAGATCGACGCGGCGGCCGCCTTCCGCAGGCTGCTCGATCACAGCCAGATCGAGGACTCGCACCGCCAGTGCGAAGAGGTGCAGGACCCCTACTCGCTGCGCTGCCAGCCCCAGGTCATGGGCGCCTGCCTCGAGCAGATCCGCCAGGCGGCCCGGGTGCTGCTGGGCGAGGCCAACGCCGTCTCGGACAATCCGCTGGTGTTTGCCGAAACCGGCGAAATCCTCTCCGGCGGCAATTTCCACGCCGAGGCCGTGGCCATGGCCGCCGACAACCTGGCCCTGGCCATCGCCGAGATCGGCGCCCTGGCCGAGCGGCGCATCGCCCTGCTCATCGATACCCACCTGAGCAAGCTCCCCCCCTTCCTGGTCGAAAAGGGGGGCGTCAACTCCGGCTTCATGATCGCCCAGGTCACCGCCGCGGCCCTGGCCAGCGAAAACAAGACCCTCGCCCACCCGGCCTCGGTCGACAGCCTGCCGACCTCGGCCAACCAGGAGGACCACGTCTCCATGGCCACCTTCGCTGCCCGCCGCCTCGGCGACATGGCCGACAACACCGCGGGGATCGTCGCCATCGAGCTGCTGGCCGCCTGCCAGGGGGTCGATTTTCGCGCCCCGCTGAAAACCTCCGCGGATCTGGAGCGGGCCAAGGCGCGGCTGCGGCAGGAGGTTCCCTTTTACGATCGCGACCGCTACTTCGCCCCGGATATCGAAAAGGCCAAACGCCTGGTGCAGAGCGGGTTTTACAGCCGGTTCCTCGCCGCGGGCGTCTTGCCGAGCCGTTCGCGGACCATAAATCGCAGGGTATAA